A segment of the Zingiber officinale cultivar Zhangliang chromosome 8B, Zo_v1.1, whole genome shotgun sequence genome:
gaaaataatatttagatactaaataataaaatttagatacaaaacaatcatgtggattaaaaaataatgatcactcataataagttggtgaaattgtaacaataaaccataataagttgctaaaattgggaagcaaacatgtgatgaaaaagttgttgaaattgcttaaataaacttacttaccatatgtaggcaacgatcaaatttcctgaaattgactccaaatgatacaaagaattgatgtcctcaaggtcaagaaaaagttcacaatcttcatcaaacacttcattatctaagcacattgatatacattttcctccatctagagcatgctaTAGAAACCTAGATACAAGGTcaagaacgtttcaaacctggttgatttatctgcatctgttctatagaaactctagctatcacctctaagttctcaatgcattcaccattaattgattgcagcaaaaggaaaccactgcatgtaatagacttttcgacttgatctcttctccaagtaagaacatttcaaacctagatacctagtaaatccacatctgttctatataaacccgtcacctctaagctctcaatgcattcattcaccatttacttcctcaatacatgctctagtactgagaattcaagctatgcaaggaatggctgttaaactcctcattacactgcttgccttggcttcctcacgcaaagggtatgcatgcatgcaactttactctcaaaaactagaagatatattgaagtcattatcagaagaacatgaaaatttacttacaatcttctgtactgtgtccaccaaatcttcaccttcaaactctcctcctttgttggcgcgtcctttcttccacataatagctctattgatgtcattatcatcacataattcagtcccctacaacaaagaaaaatcaaataacaaatgtgaaataatttaatgtgaatcaattagagggttcttagaggaaatatattttaaaaatacttacaatttcttcagcaaagcgtgcataccctttgcgtgagagtcgatgaggatatctattttttttccttcgctctttttgttgatcactgagtttctagttatttcaaacaggtgacatatcaaatttgaataatacataatgaattatgatcgaatagtttcaaaagaaaaaatttagaatcttacaatgaaatcttcagaaatgcgactaatgacaaacgcacgccaatcttctcttgtaatttcaaagccaacaggtggctcattcaactcctcaggtttgtcacgcctgcttaaaataaatttttgggtgagatgggtcttgtattgcctccacttacTGTTTGCAGACCTCAATTTTTGGGTGAGAGGAACACACGGAGCTTGAGCGCTTGAGCTGcttcaagaagaacaagaatcgAGCGAGATGTGGAAACAGAGACCATTGAGGCAAACACTCAAACACGTTACCTGCATTGTATAGGTTGGTTGATCCAAATTCAAATGGATGAGGAGGTGGTGTTGGATTTGAACCAGATCAGGGCGGTTCGCGTCCTGGGCCGTGGAGCCATGGCCTCGGTCTTCCTCGTCAGCGCCGCACCCGGCAGTCGCCTCCCCACGCTCTTCGCCCTCAAGGTGTTCGACAAGCAGTCCGCCGCCAAACCCCACGCTCTCCGCCGCGCCCGCTGGGAGCTATCCCTATTGTCCCGCCTCTCAGCCGCTCCCGGTGATCATCACCACCCGTTTCTCCCTTCCCTCCTTGGCTCCGTCGAGACGCCGGACCTCCTCGCTTGGGCGATCCCCTTCTGCCCCGGCGGCGACCTCCACGCCCTCCGCCGCTCCCTTTCTCCTTCCAACGAGGAGGCGTTCTCCGCGGACGCGATCCGCTTCTACCTCTCGGAAATCGTCACCGCTCTCGCCCACCTCCACTCCATGCGCGTCGCCTACCGCGACCTCAAGCCAGAGAACGTCCTCCTCCGCTCATCCGGCCATATTATGCTCGCCGATTTCGATCTCTCCCGCCACCTCCCTGCCAGATCGACCACCCACTCCTCCCTTCCTCCTCCACTTCCCTCCGACAACCACAGCCACGCCCCCCGGAGGAAACTCACACGCGTGTTCTCCTTCGGCGCCGCGGACGACCAGATAAAGAAAGGGAGGTCGGCGAGAGTCTCCCCGGCGAGTCGCCGTAGGACGAGTTCCTCGTCCATCTCGAAATCCAGAGAAGGATCCGGTGGTGACGACGAGCGGTCGTTCTCGTTCGTGGGGACGGAGGAGTACGTGGCGCCGGAAGTGGTGCGCGGCGAAGGGCACGGCTTCGCGGTGGACTGGTGGGCGCTTGGGATCCTGGCGTACGAAATGGCATACGGACAGACGCCCTTCCGGGGGCGGAACAGGAAGGAGACGTTGCGCAACATTCTTACGCTGCCGCCAATGTTCCCAGGCCGGCGCCGCACCGATCTCACTGACATTATCGAGCGGCTCGTGGTCAAGGACCCGGAGAGGAGATTAGGGTTTAGTGGGGGTGCGGAGGAGGTGAAGGCGCACCCTTTCTTCGATGGGGTGAAATGGGAGCTTTTGCCAGAGGTGGCGCGGCCTCCGTTCCTGGCGCCGgtaattttacctttctttcttccgttcctcctactctcgaatctgctctgcgaggaaggaactaagatcgaagggttcagaggagttgaggagccgtgagaagattaggaagggtaagctgactttgattgaggagatggggaaatgcgagattagggatctcgacttggaggagttgggtcggcgtgaggagttttgcgtgaggagtttgggtcgagattagggttcagaggagatcacgcggcaaggagaggagaaggcgctcgtggagaggagtggagaggagaaggcgctcgtggagaggagaaggagaggagaaggcactcgtggagaggagaaggagaggagaaggcactcgtggagaggagtggagaggagaactcgtggagaggagtggtgaggagaaggcgcgcgcgcgttgagggtttagagtttagcaaagcgagggctgcgaatttattttaagtgagtttaggggaaacatacacaacactttaaaaaacgtttttttaaaaaaatgttgtctttgaccataaacaacaacactaaagacaacacttcattaaaaaccgttgtctttagtaaaaagtaaataccatagacaacgcttttcactaaaagcgttgtaaaacaaagaacgacaacgtttttattaaaaagcgttgtctattgggtgttgttgaatgcaaaaattcttgtagtgaaaGATCTAGGTATTACCCGCTTGTTGTACAGTTGAGTAGGGGCCGAGAGAAAactttcttgtagagttgatccccAATCAGTGTGaatcttcttgctctccttctCAACTGGTGAGCTTCCTCTCGATCGGACGGTGTAATTCTCGATCACAGGAACTCTGTCAGTGTTGTCCTCCAGTCGTTTGGGAAGGTGAGTCCTTCCATCCGATCAACGTGTGCCACCAGCGATACTTGCTCAATCGGCTGCGATATAACAATAGGCGATATGGAGCTGGCTAGCTTAACCAGCTCATCTGCCACTTGATTTTCCGCTCGGGTATCTTCTGAATAACCACCTCCCGGAAGTTGGCTTTTAGTCTTTCAAAGGCTTcggcgtagagcttgagtcgagtATTACTTATCTCAAATATTCCTgtgagttgctgagcggctaacTGGGAATCCGAGTGAATCAAGACCCTGATAGCTCCAACATGCCGAGTAGCTTGCAGGCCTGCTATGAGCGCCTCGTACTCGACCTCGTTATTAGTTGCCCGATATTCTAGCCGAACAGACAGATGCATCTGCTCTTCCTGAGGGGAGATCAGTAGTACACCGACTCCGTTcccttgccgagtggatgatccgtccacatatattctccaagtgtCTTCTGACTCGAGATTCTGTACTTCAGTGACAAAGTCGACCAAGGATTGTGCTTTGATGgtcgttcggggctgatactgtatgtcgaACTCACTAAACTCCGttatccatttgatcagccgcccgaatgcctctggattgaggaggactctacCAGAGGGTTGCTTGTCATTACTATGATCGTATgcgtagggatgtaaacgagtcgaaccgagccgaacagtatcaggctcgagctcggctcgtttaagttatattcg
Coding sequences within it:
- the LOC122014145 gene encoding serine/threonine-protein kinase UCN-like; translation: MDEEVVLDLNQIRAVRVLGRGAMASVFLVSAAPGSRLPTLFALKVFDKQSAAKPHALRRARWELSLLSRLSAAPGDHHHPFLPSLLGSVETPDLLAWAIPFCPGGDLHALRRSLSPSNEEAFSADAIRFYLSEIVTALAHLHSMRVAYRDLKPENVLLRSSGHIMLADFDLSRHLPARSTTHSSLPPPLPSDNHSHAPRRKLTRVFSFGAADDQIKKGRSARVSPASRRRTSSSSISKSREGSGGDDERSFSFVGTEEYVAPEVVRGEGHGFAVDWWALGILAYEMAYGQTPFRGRNRKETLRNILTLPPMFPGRRRTDLTDIIERLVVKDPERRLGFSGGAEEVKAHPFFDGVKWELLPEVARPPFLAPVILPFFLPFLLLSNLLCEEGTKIEGFRGVEELVWEGESFHPINVCHQRYLLNRLRYNNRRYGAG